In a genomic window of Apteryx mantelli isolate bAptMan1 chromosome 2, bAptMan1.hap1, whole genome shotgun sequence:
- the CAMP gene encoding cathelicidin antimicrobial peptide: MPGCWVLLLLVVLGAARGLALPPAFSYPQALAQAVDAFNQRPEVQNAFRLLSADPEPAPDIELSSLRALNFTLMETECKPGTHVRLDDCDFKENGAIKDCVGSVQVLQGSSEMELRCVDASSDPTLVQRGRIGRFFSKLRRFRPVIRFDLRARGTLRIG, from the exons ATGCCgggctgctgggtgctgctgctgctggtggtgctGGGGGCGGCCAGGGGCCTGGCCCTGCCGCCCGCCTTCAGCTACCCGCAGGCCCTGGCCCAGGCCGTGGACGCCTTCAACCAGCGCCCCGAGGTGCAAAACGCCTTCCGGCTGCTGAGCGCCGACCCTGAGCCGGCGCCG gacaTCGAGCTGAGCAGCCTGCGGGCGCTCAACTTCACCCTGATGGAGACGGAGTGCAAGCCGGGCACCCACGTCCGCCTCGACGACTGCGACTTCAAGGAGAACGGG gccatcAAGGACTGCGTGGGATcggtgcaggtgctgcagggcTCCTCCGAGATGGAGCTGCGCTGCGTGGACGCCTCTTCCGAC CCGACGCTGGTGCAGCGAGGCCGCATCGGCCGCTTCTTCAGCAAGCTGCGGCGCTTTCGGCCCGTCATCCGCTTCGACCTGCGCGCGCGGGGCACCTTGCGCATCGGCTGA